The Ancylothrix sp. D3o sequence TGTTCAACCTAGCGGCGGTTATTTAACCATTTTGCTGCAACGACTCCAACTATCGCCGCGACTAGGGGATTACCTAAAAACTTCATCAAATCTGGTTTATTTGCGAGCACTTCTTGGAAAATATCGGGATGATTGTGATAGGCAAATGATGCTAATTTGGTTACATCATCGGCGCTCATTTTGCTAGGATGATGGGTAGAAAGGGCAAGTTGTTGTTCGAGTTGCCGGTCGTTTAAACCACGTTTTTTAAATTCTTTGAAAAATTCTCTTGCTACATCATCTCGTTGATTGGGTTCAATTTGAGAGATTGCTTTTTGCAATTCGGGTTCGAGTTGCGATGGGGGGATGCTTTCGTGTTGTAGAGAATGCCCGAATAGTTGTTTGCGTTGAGCGGGTGTGGTGCGTTGGGCAAAGTCATCAAAATCTTGATAGTCTCCGCCGGGTGTATCGCTCATTATTTCTTTGTTTCCGCCGGCCAAATCATTCATAATTTGGCGTTTATATTGGTCGCTTGAACTCATTTTTTTTCTCCTTAGATTACATGGGTAACCACTGGGGGTTTGCCCCTAATTTTGACAAATGACAAATGACAAATTACGCTGCTTGATACTCAATTTGTTTGGATTGAGAGTCGTATTTTGTGGTTAAAATCAATTTTTTATCTGGGGCGTAAATCAAAACTGTTAAGTCTTGATCTGGGAAGTTTTTGTGAAAGCCTTGGGTTAAAGATTTGGCTAAATCTTTGACTTCGTTGGGGCGGACTTGCGATGAAATGACTACGCCTAATTTGTTGTTATCTCGCACATAGGCGTCTTGAACTAAGCCTTTGGCGGTTTGTACTACCCATTGCCCGAATTGTTGCCCAGAGGCGCTGTTTCCGCGTTCTAATTGGGCGTAACTCCAAGTTGTGCCGGTGTTGTTGGCGGGGTTGCTGGCCGGTGCTGAGGCGGTATTTACGTTGCCACAAGCGGTTACTACCGTTAAAACTAATACCAAAAGAAGGCTGGTTAAAACTTGACGAAGCTGCTGAAATAAACTCATTTTTTATTCTCGCCAAAGTGAAGTTTTAAATGGGGTTGGGAGGGGTGCATTCTTGATGCACCCTTTTTCCCTAAAAATTAAGCGCGGTCGATGGTGTTTTTAACACTATCTTTGGCATCTTCAACGCTGTGGCGAACAGTGGCTTCGCCTTGTTTCATTTTGCCTTCGGCTTGATCGCCTGCGTCGCCGGTGACGTTACCCATTGCTTCTTGGGCTTTGCCTTCAATATTTTTGGCTGTGGCTTTGGCTCTTTCTTCTAAACTCATAATTTTTCTCCTTGTTTGTGTTTTGGTTTTCTCTTCTTTTAATTTAGCGTTTTTGGTTTTGTTTTGTTCTCTATCTCAAGGGTGATCAATTCTTTTTTGTTGTCTATTTTTGGAAGTTTTTTGTTTTGATTACAGCGCATGAAATTGTTATAAATCAGCGTTGAGGCTGTTGAATTTTGCGGTCGTTCTCTTCTTTAAGTTCGTCCCCGCTGTGTAGGGTTTGGGATTCAATGTTTGCAGCGCGTGTTTCGGTTTTTTCCGAAGGTTGGCTGCTATTTTCTCCCATTTTTTGCTGAATTTTGGCTTGTGGGTCGCTGCGGGTGGTTCTTCCCTCTTTTTCTAGGCTCATTTTGCTCCTTTGCCGTTTCGGTAGTTCTATATTATTTAAGTTAAGAGTGTTTTTTTTAGCCGTCCTCTACCTGGGGGTATAATTCGAGGGCGAGAGCGGGTGAAATGTTTGTTATCTAGTTGGGGATCACGGCTTTAATATGAAGATCGCAAGCAAAGCTGAATGAGTAAAAGTGCTGAGGAGCCGGATAAAGGAATATTTTAATGAAAGTATTTATTGGCTAAAGGTGGGATTAACCCGCCAAAAAAAGGGGGTTTTTACGCCTATCAAAGGGTGGGTTTAGTGATTTTTGGCAAAAAATGCTAAAATTAAGTAAGTAAGATAAACAAACCGGCCAGAAACGTTTGCTTGATTGTTAGTAAATCAGCACTCCCCAGAGAGGCCGGTGTTAAAATATAAATTTGGAAGTAACTGCATAAATTGCTCATGGCAGAATTTCATTTGCAAGCGCCTTTTGTTCCCACCGGCGACCAACCACAAGCTATCGCCCAATTGGTAAAAGGAATACAGGCCGGTTATCCCCATCAAACCTTGTTGGGCGCAACCGGCACCGGCAAAACATTTTCTATAGCTTCAGTCATTGAAAAAATCGGTAAACCTACGCTTGTTCTCGCCCACAATAAAACCCTCGCCGCCCAATTGTGTAATGAGTTAAGGCAATTTTTTCCTGAGAATGCTGTAGAATATTTCATCAGTTATTACGACTATTACCAACCGGAAGCTTATATTCCTGTTACGGATACTTACATCGAAAAAACAGCCTCAATTAATGAGGAAATTGATATGTTGCGTCACTCAGCAACGCGCTCATTATTTGAACGTCAAGATGTGATTGTGGTGGCTTCGATTAGCTGTATTTACGGTTTAGGGATGCCGGCGGAATATTTCAAAGCTTCGATTCCTTTACGAGTCGGAAAAGAAGTCAATCAGCGCGAATTATTGCGGGATTTAGCGACGGTTCAATATAGCCGCAATGATACAGAATTAGGTCGAGGCAAATTCCGCGTCCGGGGTGATGTTT is a genomic window containing:
- a CDS encoding CsbD family protein; this encodes MSLEERAKATAKNIEGKAQEAMGNVTGDAGDQAEGKMKQGEATVRHSVEDAKDSVKNTIDRA